The Mesomycoplasma ovipneumoniae genome window below encodes:
- the dnaE gene encoding DNA polymerase III subunit alpha has protein sequence MNLINLHTRSEYTFLSSTIKLDSLIDFALKNNLKTLVLTDFNTMFGVPKFYKLCKENGINPVIGLEIEIEKFHFILLAKNYSGYVFLSTISTKKTKNEDIFLGDLQNQDDIIIIDHPKKGFYCQKKVQLSTLLGQSNLKNYYIVENNPKISNAIYVQERNVLYASEKIYLEALYKIKGEIFDTGQKLYDFDDWEVEIETEIIKRTNALVENIKIEFPKSGINLPNLDQSDQSDPDIILKNVLIEGINKKRSELENYNWTSRLQYEYKIISELKFSNYFLIIWDLLKWARENNILIGPGRGSASGSLIAYLLDITAVNPLKYNLIFERFLNPKRISMPDIDIDIQDTRRNEVIDYLFQKYGPEHCATIITFSTLAAKSIFRDISKGFGIPEAQINKNAKLISANMTLAQLYQNTNSEFYKLIQKGDNFQGQDNSGIYKKIYEISIFLEGMPRQSSTHAAGIVLSKTPISQLVPLHYSKENLNQIQYSAEFIEDFSLLKIDLLGLKNLTIVANILAKINKKGHNLQFNELPIYDKSANKLLSEGKTSGIFQLESPGMTTSIKKIGVNSINDVVAVISLYRPGPIKQIPTYAKNKESGKWPRFFLEYDKILESTFGVIIYQEQIMEICQVVAGFDLAQADIIRVAISKKDESKLEQIKKHFLEGGAKLGRDPKLVAEIYDKIFEFADYGFNKAHAVAYANLAYKMAYLKAKFPLYFFAELISNENGAHANIKKYAQEAQNFGIQILQPNINFSSHKATYSEQNNTIYLPLLMIKGLGTIAIKSIIDERQKNGKYKSFLDFIRRMKIINFSKVAIEKLIFANSLKEFANQETLAHNLDLLWNHATLVLTDKDGNLVALENNSETESNLLEKLPYNEDENYKNEIKYLGMSFIEKKQTPVATNQTPLKDLRPNNEYLLYLELKKVKEYVKNGYTLYYLTLTDGETTIGVYSRNSDYYSLELGKSYKFKLLLKNDGKYSIKK, from the coding sequence ATGAATCTAATAAATTTACACACAAGAAGCGAATATACATTTTTATCATCAACGATCAAATTAGACTCACTAATTGATTTTGCGCTCAAAAATAATCTAAAAACATTGGTGCTAACAGATTTTAACACAATGTTTGGGGTTCCAAAATTTTATAAATTATGTAAGGAAAATGGGATTAATCCTGTAATTGGCCTTGAAATTGAAATTGAAAAATTTCATTTTATTTTGCTTGCAAAAAACTATTCAGGTTATGTTTTTTTGTCGACAATCTCGACTAAAAAAACAAAAAATGAGGATATTTTTCTTGGGGACTTACAAAATCAAGATGACATAATTATTATTGACCACCCCAAAAAAGGTTTTTACTGTCAAAAAAAGGTCCAATTATCAACACTTTTAGGACAAAGTAATTTAAAAAACTACTATATTGTCGAAAATAATCCCAAAATTAGCAATGCAATTTATGTCCAAGAACGAAATGTGCTTTATGCATCAGAGAAAATTTATCTTGAGGCGCTATACAAAATCAAAGGCGAAATTTTTGATACTGGCCAAAAATTGTACGATTTTGATGACTGAGAAGTTGAGATTGAGACTGAAATTATCAAGAGAACAAACGCCCTAGTTGAAAATATTAAAATTGAATTTCCTAAATCTGGAATTAATTTGCCAAATTTAGATCAAAGTGACCAAAGTGATCCTGATATTATTTTAAAAAATGTTTTAATAGAAGGAATAAATAAAAAAAGATCCGAACTTGAAAATTACAACTGAACCTCAAGACTGCAGTATGAATATAAAATAATTTCTGAACTTAAATTCAGTAACTATTTTTTGATAATTTGAGATTTACTTAAATGAGCTAGAGAAAATAATATTCTAATTGGGCCAGGTCGAGGTTCGGCTTCTGGATCACTTATTGCTTATTTATTAGATATTACCGCCGTTAATCCTTTAAAATACAACCTAATTTTTGAAAGGTTTTTGAATCCTAAACGAATTTCAATGCCCGATATTGATATTGATATTCAAGATACCCGTCGAAATGAGGTAATTGATTATCTTTTTCAAAAATACGGTCCAGAACATTGTGCGACAATTATCACTTTTTCGACACTTGCAGCCAAAAGTATTTTTCGCGATATTTCAAAAGGATTTGGTATTCCCGAGGCTCAAATTAATAAAAACGCTAAATTAATTAGTGCAAATATGACACTGGCTCAACTTTATCAAAATACTAACTCCGAATTTTACAAACTAATTCAAAAAGGCGACAATTTTCAAGGTCAAGACAACAGCGGAATTTACAAAAAAATCTATGAAATCAGTATCTTTTTGGAAGGAATGCCCCGTCAGTCCTCAACTCATGCAGCAGGAATTGTACTTTCAAAAACACCAATATCTCAGCTAGTTCCGCTTCATTATTCAAAGGAAAATCTTAATCAGATTCAGTATTCTGCTGAATTTATTGAAGATTTTTCACTTTTGAAAATTGACCTTTTAGGTCTAAAAAATTTAACTATTGTGGCAAATATTCTTGCCAAAATTAATAAAAAAGGTCACAATTTGCAATTTAACGAGCTTCCAATCTATGATAAAAGTGCAAATAAGCTTTTATCTGAAGGAAAAACAAGCGGAATTTTCCAACTAGAATCGCCCGGAATGACAACAAGTATTAAAAAAATCGGCGTAAATTCAATTAATGATGTTGTTGCGGTAATTTCACTTTATCGACCTGGTCCAATCAAACAAATTCCGACCTATGCAAAAAACAAAGAAAGTGGAAAATGGCCTAGATTTTTCCTTGAATATGACAAAATTCTTGAGTCAACTTTTGGAGTTATTATTTACCAAGAGCAAATTATGGAAATTTGTCAAGTTGTTGCAGGTTTTGATTTGGCTCAGGCAGATATAATTCGCGTTGCTATTTCCAAAAAAGATGAATCAAAATTGGAACAAATTAAGAAACACTTCCTTGAAGGAGGGGCTAAATTAGGCCGTGATCCTAAATTAGTCGCTGAAATTTATGATAAAATTTTTGAATTTGCTGACTATGGTTTTAATAAAGCCCACGCGGTTGCCTATGCAAATTTAGCCTATAAAATGGCTTATTTAAAAGCTAAATTCCCGCTTTATTTTTTTGCCGAGCTTATTTCAAATGAAAATGGGGCTCATGCAAATATTAAAAAATATGCCCAAGAAGCACAAAATTTTGGAATTCAGATTTTGCAGCCAAATATTAACTTTTCATCCCACAAGGCGACTTATTCTGAACAAAATAATACGATTTACCTCCCACTTTTAATGATAAAAGGTCTTGGAACAATCGCAATTAAATCAATTATTGACGAACGCCAAAAAAATGGAAAATATAAGTCTTTCCTTGATTTTATAAGACGAATGAAAATAATTAATTTTTCAAAAGTTGCAATTGAAAAATTAATTTTTGCAAATTCACTAAAAGAATTTGCAAATCAAGAAACTTTAGCTCATAATTTAGATTTACTTTGAAATCATGCTACTTTAGTCTTAACTGACAAAGACGGAAATTTGGTAGCACTTGAAAATAATAGCGAAACTGAATCAAATTTGCTTGAAAAACTACCTTATAATGAAGATGAAAACTACAAAAATGAAATAAAATATCTCGGAATGTCTTTTATTGAAAAAAAACAGACACCAGTTGCTACAAATCAAACTCCACTTAAAGATTTGAGGCCTAATAATGAATATTTATTATATCTTGAGTTAAAAAAAGTAAAAGAATATGTTAAAAACGGCTATACACTTTATTATCTAACTCTAACAGATGGAGAAACGACAATCGGTGTCTATTCAAGAAATTCAGATTATTATTCCCTTGAATTAGGAAAAAGCTATAAATTTAAATTACTTCTAAAAAATGATGGAAAATATTCAATAAAAAAATAA
- a CDS encoding ribosome-binding factor A, which produces MSVSHEKRQTYYHQLISKIIDSNFSERMPIAVNWVRLSGDNSHLFVYLEFEYDEDKFLAEIIKAEKFIRLKFGNQLEGFKVPELHFKLDPVAKRVDEMDKIFARIKSEDENNDKN; this is translated from the coding sequence ATGTCTGTTAGTCATGAAAAACGGCAAACTTATTATCACCAGCTGATTTCAAAAATTATCGACTCAAATTTTTCTGAAAGAATGCCAATTGCTGTAAATTGAGTCCGTCTTTCAGGTGATAATTCTCATCTTTTTGTCTATTTAGAGTTTGAATATGATGAAGATAAGTTTCTAGCCGAAATTATTAAGGCTGAAAAATTTATAAGACTCAAATTTGGAAATCAACTTGAAGGCTTTAAAGTTCCAGAATTACACTTTAAACTCGATCCTGTTGCAAAACGCGTCGATGAAATGGACAAAATTTTTGCTAGAATTAAATCTGAAGACGAAAATAACGACAAAAACTAA
- a CDS encoding 5'-3' exonuclease, whose protein sequence is MNKKILLIDGNWLAFKSFFAGYYGNQLINSKGDMTFAIHIFFNSVFKLIKLVEPSNIYFAFDFGSTTSRHQSYPDYKKGRQKPPESLFLQIDIIKKILSLSGFFWSQDSEFEADDLIASMQKIIINTDPEAEIFIFSSDQDLLQLVDKKTTIINKIKNNSINAINLKNFQQTFGINPDQIVDFKVLAGDSSDNIKIIDGLGAKGAIKLLEKYKNVDNILENLDKISTKLSKQIEEKRDKILFFKDFIRLNYGAKFNFDIFENLNIKICPDLLNILNELELKKVSDALIELSKKEIN, encoded by the coding sequence ATGAATAAAAAAATTTTGCTAATTGATGGAAATTGACTTGCTTTTAAGTCATTTTTTGCTGGATACTACGGGAATCAGCTAATTAATTCTAAAGGTGATATGACTTTTGCAATTCATATTTTTTTTAATAGTGTTTTTAAATTAATTAAACTTGTTGAGCCAAGCAATATCTATTTTGCATTCGATTTTGGCTCAACAACTAGTCGCCACCAAAGCTATCCTGATTACAAAAAAGGTAGACAAAAACCGCCTGAATCTTTATTTCTCCAAATAGATATAATCAAAAAAATCCTTAGTTTATCAGGATTTTTTTGATCCCAAGACAGCGAATTTGAGGCTGATGATTTAATTGCATCTATGCAAAAAATAATCATAAATACCGATCCTGAAGCAGAAATTTTCATTTTTAGTTCAGATCAAGATTTACTACAATTAGTTGATAAAAAAACAACTATTATTAATAAAATTAAAAATAATTCTATTAATGCAATTAATTTGAAAAATTTTCAACAAACTTTTGGGATTAACCCCGACCAAATTGTTGATTTTAAAGTTTTAGCGGGTGATAGTTCTGATAATATTAAGATAATTGATGGTCTAGGAGCAAAAGGCGCAATAAAATTACTTGAAAAATATAAAAATGTAGATAACATTTTGGAAAATCTTGATAAAATAAGTACAAAATTATCAAAACAAATTGAGGAAAAAAGGGACAAAATATTGTTTTTTAAAGATTTTATTAGATTGAATTATGGTGCTAAATTTAATTTTGATATTTTTGAAAATTTAAATATCAAAATTTGTCCTGATTTACTAAACATTTTAAATGAACTTGAGTTAAAAAAAGTTAGTGATGCTCTAATTGAATTATCTAAAAAGGAAATTAATTAA